A window from Micromonospora terminaliae encodes these proteins:
- a CDS encoding DUF1416 domain-containing protein: protein MTAPTAAGCAAPDQAAPLPASLDLEKETVITGLVQAESGEAVPGAYVRLLDSTGEFTAEVVTSPAGQFRFFAAPGNWTLRALSRHGNGDTAVAAARGINEVTVTVAA from the coding sequence ATGACTGCTCCCACCGCCGCCGGCTGCGCTGCGCCGGACCAGGCCGCCCCTCTCCCGGCCAGCCTGGACCTGGAGAAGGAGACCGTCATCACCGGCCTGGTGCAGGCCGAGTCCGGCGAGGCCGTGCCGGGCGCGTACGTCCGGCTGCTCGACTCGACCGGTGAGTTCACCGCCGAGGTGGTGACCTCCCCGGCCGGCCAGTTCCGGTTCTTCGCCGCGCCGGGCAACTGGACCCTGCGGGCGCTCTCCCGGCACGGCAACGGCGACACCGCCGTGGCCGCCGCCCGCGGAATCAACGAGGTGACCGTCACGGTCGCCGCCTGA
- a CDS encoding sulfurtransferase — protein MSRDTALVSAEWAEKNIDAPGVVFVEVDEDTSAYDTGHIAGAVKLDWRTDLQDPVRRDFVNQEQFSALLSARGIGNDDTVILYGGNNNWFAAYAYWYFKLYGHRDVKLLDGGRKKWELDARPLVTDTVERPATQYVAQAPDTSIRAFRDEVVDAIGTKNLVDVRSPDEYAGRLLAPAHLPQEQAQRAGHVPTAISVPWSKAANEDGTFKSDDELRRIYADAGLDDSRETIAYCRIGERSSHTWFVLQELLGHRNVKNYDGSWTEYGSLVGVPVALGDEPGEA, from the coding sequence ATGAGTCGCGACACCGCACTCGTCTCGGCCGAGTGGGCCGAGAAGAACATCGACGCCCCGGGCGTCGTCTTCGTCGAGGTCGACGAGGACACCTCGGCCTACGACACCGGCCACATCGCGGGCGCCGTCAAGCTCGACTGGCGCACCGACCTCCAGGACCCGGTGCGCCGGGACTTCGTCAACCAGGAGCAGTTCTCGGCGCTGCTCTCCGCGCGGGGCATCGGCAACGACGACACCGTGATCCTCTACGGCGGCAACAACAACTGGTTCGCCGCGTACGCGTACTGGTACTTCAAGCTCTACGGCCACCGGGACGTCAAGCTGCTCGACGGCGGCCGCAAGAAGTGGGAGCTCGACGCCCGCCCGCTGGTCACCGACACGGTGGAGCGCCCGGCCACGCAGTACGTCGCGCAGGCGCCGGACACCTCGATCCGCGCGTTCCGCGACGAGGTGGTCGACGCCATCGGCACCAAGAACCTGGTCGACGTGCGCAGCCCCGACGAGTACGCCGGCCGGCTGCTCGCCCCGGCCCACCTCCCGCAGGAGCAGGCCCAGCGGGCCGGCCACGTGCCGACCGCGATCAGCGTCCCCTGGTCCAAGGCCGCCAACGAGGACGGCACGTTCAAGTCCGACGACGAGCTGCGCCGGATCTACGCCGACGCCGGGCTGGACGACAGCAGGGAGACCATCGCCTACTGCCGGATCGGCGAGCGCTCCTCGCACACCTGGTTCGTGCTCCAGGAGCTGCTCGGCCACCGCAACGTGAAGAACTACGACGGCTCCTGGACCGAGTACGGCTCGCTGGTCGGCGTGCCGGTCGCGCTCGGCGACGAGCCCGGGGAGGCCTGA
- a CDS encoding Ms5788A family Cys-rich leader peptide, translated as MGTLLTKRRAVDLCRVATCLCRPVI; from the coding sequence ATGGGGACCCTCCTCACCAAACGGCGCGCGGTCGACCTGTGCCGCGTGGCCACCTGCCTGTGTCGCCCCGTCATCTGA
- a CDS encoding DUF2993 domain-containing protein, producing MAEAYPANEGRPRRRGRKVLVGFVVLLLVLAGLLVVADRVAAGVAERAIADQVKQEVAKQDAQSAAPQVEVGGFPFLTQVLAGKYERISIVLTDVRGNVQGDAVDVPRLDVDAHNVKASLDTLRSGQGDVVAETVDGRGTVTYDSLAKLLDRPGLTLGERNGKLAVTAPVDILGAKLTVNGTADVTVANGKVALRFNDVTAEGLPNLPLAKTLLANYAKGISVDVPLPQLPFQLNVRKVEPRPEGLVVDADARNVPINSAG from the coding sequence GTGGCAGAGGCGTACCCGGCGAACGAGGGCCGACCCCGTCGGCGGGGCCGGAAGGTGCTGGTCGGTTTCGTCGTCCTGCTGCTGGTCCTGGCCGGGCTCCTGGTCGTCGCCGACCGGGTGGCCGCCGGTGTCGCGGAGCGTGCGATCGCCGACCAGGTGAAGCAGGAGGTCGCCAAGCAGGACGCGCAGTCCGCGGCGCCCCAGGTCGAGGTGGGCGGGTTCCCGTTCCTCACCCAGGTGCTCGCCGGGAAGTACGAGCGCATCTCGATCGTGCTCACCGACGTGCGCGGCAACGTGCAGGGCGACGCGGTGGACGTCCCCCGGCTGGACGTGGACGCCCACAACGTGAAGGCGTCGCTGGACACCCTCCGCTCCGGCCAGGGTGACGTGGTGGCCGAGACCGTCGACGGCCGGGGCACGGTGACCTACGACAGCCTGGCGAAACTGCTCGACCGGCCCGGGCTCACCCTGGGCGAGCGGAACGGCAAGCTCGCGGTCACCGCGCCGGTCGACATCCTCGGCGCCAAGCTCACCGTCAACGGCACCGCCGACGTGACCGTCGCCAACGGCAAGGTGGCCCTGCGCTTCAACGACGTGACCGCCGAGGGCCTGCCCAACCTGCCGCTCGCGAAGACGCTGCTGGCCAACTACGCCAAGGGCATCTCGGTCGACGTGCCCCTGCCGCAGCTGCCGTTCCAGCTCAACGTGCGCAAGGTGGAGCCGAGGCCCGAGGGTCTCGTCGTGGACGCCGACGCGCGGAACGTGCCGATCAACTCCGCCGGCTGA
- a CDS encoding winged helix-turn-helix transcriptional regulator, which produces MELLLLVTARAGEPSAVLPALDLLPHSVRTAPRDVRTLVSGPTPDAVLVDARAELSEARATCRMLHATGLGVPLVAVVTEAGLIALNADWGVDDVILAGAGPAEVEARLRLAVGRLSNATAGAGGSIRAGELTIDPDTYAAKLKGRPLDLTYKEFELLKFLAQHPGRVFTRDQLLREVWGYDYFGGTRTVDVHVRRLRAKLGSEYESMIGTVRQVGYKFVVPPSRSLPESEPAPLPV; this is translated from the coding sequence GTGGAGCTCCTGCTGCTGGTGACCGCGCGCGCAGGTGAGCCATCGGCAGTGCTGCCGGCACTCGACCTGCTGCCGCATTCGGTCCGCACCGCGCCGCGTGACGTGCGCACGCTGGTCTCCGGCCCGACCCCGGACGCCGTCCTCGTGGACGCCCGCGCCGAGCTGAGCGAGGCACGCGCGACCTGCCGGATGCTGCACGCCACCGGGCTGGGCGTCCCGCTGGTCGCGGTCGTCACCGAGGCCGGCCTCATCGCGCTCAACGCCGACTGGGGCGTGGACGACGTGATCCTGGCCGGCGCGGGTCCCGCCGAGGTGGAGGCCCGGCTGCGGCTCGCGGTCGGCCGGCTGAGCAACGCGACGGCGGGGGCCGGCGGCTCGATCCGGGCCGGCGAGCTGACCATCGACCCGGACACCTACGCGGCCAAGCTGAAGGGCCGCCCGCTCGACCTCACCTACAAGGAGTTCGAGCTGCTGAAGTTCCTCGCGCAGCACCCGGGCCGGGTGTTCACCCGGGACCAGTTGCTCCGCGAGGTCTGGGGCTACGACTACTTCGGCGGCACCCGCACGGTCGACGTGCACGTCCGGCGGCTGCGCGCGAAGCTCGGCTCGGAGTACGAGTCGATGATCGGCACGGTGCGCCAGGTGGGCTACAAGTTCGTGGTGCCGCCGTCGCGCTCCCTGCCGGAGTCGGAGCCCGCCCCGCTGCCCGTCTGA
- a CDS encoding polysaccharide deacetylase family protein, whose amino-acid sequence MSASTLRAAGMVTLVVAALLGSAYALGRSLMPEHPPRGNGVAASVRAPHYGDQPPSTEFPGPPGGGYGSPDASPSAPAASRRADDSDGPYGAEVSTGSARIALTFDDGPDPHWTPQVLALLKEYGVKATFCIVGENAEAHPDLVRSIVADGHTLCNHSWNHDITLGDRSPDAVRDDLSRTNDAILAAAPDARIAYFRQPGGAWTHQVVSVCEELGMTPLHWAVDPTDWQLPGAAKITETVLTETRPGSIVLMHDAGGDRSGTVEALQHLLPELLQRFQLEALPTGTT is encoded by the coding sequence ATGTCGGCCTCGACGCTCCGCGCGGCCGGGATGGTGACGTTGGTGGTGGCCGCGCTGCTCGGCTCCGCGTACGCGCTCGGGCGCAGCCTCATGCCCGAGCACCCGCCCCGCGGCAACGGCGTGGCGGCCAGCGTCCGTGCACCGCACTACGGGGACCAGCCGCCCAGCACCGAGTTCCCCGGCCCGCCGGGCGGCGGTTACGGCAGCCCTGACGCCAGCCCGAGCGCCCCCGCAGCCAGCCGCCGGGCGGACGACAGCGACGGCCCGTACGGCGCGGAGGTCAGCACCGGCTCGGCACGGATCGCGCTGACCTTCGACGACGGGCCCGACCCACACTGGACCCCGCAGGTGCTCGCCCTGCTCAAGGAGTACGGCGTGAAGGCCACCTTCTGCATCGTCGGCGAGAACGCCGAGGCCCACCCCGACCTGGTCCGGTCGATCGTGGCCGACGGGCACACGCTCTGCAACCACTCCTGGAACCACGACATCACGCTGGGCGACCGCTCCCCGGACGCCGTCCGGGACGACCTGAGCCGCACCAACGACGCGATCCTGGCGGCGGCGCCGGACGCGCGGATCGCCTACTTCCGGCAGCCCGGCGGCGCGTGGACCCATCAGGTGGTGTCGGTCTGCGAGGAGCTGGGCATGACGCCGCTGCACTGGGCGGTCGACCCGACGGACTGGCAGCTGCCCGGCGCCGCCAAGATCACCGAGACGGTGCTGACCGAGACCCGGCCGGGTTCGATCGTGCTCATGCACGACGCGGGCGGCGACCGTTCCGGCACGGTCGAGGCGTTGCAGCACCTCCTCCCCGAACTGCTGCAGCGCTTCCAGCTCGAGGCGCTGCCCACCGGCACCACGTGA
- the mshD gene encoding mycothiol synthase gives MSSTTPTVDRVVRADRLAPVEVAEVLALARVAGDADGADPLDEHVLLRLRDPEAPAVHITARATDDTLTGYAHLDTTDPANGIGVELVVHPAYRRRGTGRALARGVLAAAAGPLRAWAHGDHPSAAALAVDLSFTRARVLWQLRRPLTAALPEPALPEGVRLRAFRPGEDDDAWLAVNNAAFAAHPEQGRWTPADLRVRLAEPWFDPAGFLLAEDSATGRLLGFHWTKVHERPGSARIGEVYVLGVDPSAHRGGLGRALTTAGLSYLRDRRGLDRVMLYVDDSNSAAVALYERLGFARWSAHVNYHLG, from the coding sequence ATGAGCAGCACCACGCCGACCGTCGACCGTGTCGTCCGCGCCGACCGGCTGGCGCCGGTCGAGGTCGCCGAGGTGCTGGCGCTGGCCCGCGTGGCCGGCGACGCGGACGGCGCGGACCCGCTCGACGAGCACGTGCTGCTCCGGCTGCGCGACCCCGAGGCGCCCGCCGTGCACATCACGGCCCGGGCCACCGACGACACCCTGACCGGGTACGCCCACCTCGACACCACCGATCCGGCGAACGGGATCGGGGTGGAGCTGGTGGTGCATCCGGCGTACCGGCGGCGGGGCACCGGCCGGGCACTCGCCCGGGGTGTGCTGGCCGCCGCCGCCGGGCCGCTGCGGGCCTGGGCGCACGGCGACCACCCGTCGGCCGCCGCGCTCGCGGTCGACCTGAGCTTCACCCGCGCCCGGGTGCTCTGGCAGCTGCGCCGCCCGCTCACCGCCGCGCTGCCCGAGCCCGCCCTGCCCGAGGGGGTGCGGCTGCGCGCGTTCCGCCCCGGCGAGGACGACGACGCCTGGCTGGCGGTCAACAACGCCGCCTTCGCCGCGCACCCCGAGCAGGGCCGGTGGACCCCCGCGGACCTGCGGGTGCGGCTCGCCGAGCCGTGGTTCGACCCGGCCGGCTTCCTGCTCGCGGAGGACTCGGCCACCGGCCGGCTGCTCGGCTTCCACTGGACCAAGGTGCACGAGCGGCCGGGCTCGGCCCGGATCGGCGAGGTCTACGTGCTCGGCGTGGACCCGTCCGCGCACCGGGGTGGCCTCGGCCGGGCGCTCACCACGGCCGGGCTGTCCTACCTGCGCGACCGGCGCGGGCTGGACCGGGTGATGCTCTACGTGGACGACTCCAACAGCGCCGCGGTGGCCCTCTACGAGCGGCTCGGCTTCGCCCGCTGGTCGGCGCACGTCAACTACCACCTCGGCTGA
- the pstS gene encoding phosphate ABC transporter substrate-binding protein PstS → MKLQRHGAIACLALTAVLGLSACGSDNNEPTGTSASGSAAAVDCGKGTLNAQGSSAQKNAMAEWIKAYQQKCSGTTINYEPTGSGAGIQAFIAGTADFAGSDSALKPEEQPQADAKCSGGQALNLPMVIGPVAIVYNVNGADNLQFSPATLAKIFAGKVTKWDDPAIKGDNPDAKLPSAAIQAVHRSDESGTTDNFTKYLSKTAESDWTFGNAKAWKAPGGVGAAKSDGVASKVKGTEGTISYVEWSYAENSGLKMAKVKNGNGEFVELTGDSAGKTIAGAKFEGQGNDLKMSIDYNTKEAGAYPIVLATYEIVCSKGLAADKLPLVKGLLSHAASAEGQQELVELGYAPLPETVRTKVETAVKSLS, encoded by the coding sequence GTGAAGCTCCAGCGGCACGGCGCCATTGCCTGCCTCGCTCTTACCGCGGTGCTCGGTCTCAGCGCCTGTGGCTCGGACAACAACGAGCCGACCGGCACCTCCGCCTCCGGCTCCGCTGCCGCGGTCGACTGCGGCAAGGGCACGCTGAACGCGCAGGGTTCCTCCGCGCAGAAGAACGCCATGGCCGAGTGGATCAAGGCGTACCAGCAGAAGTGCTCCGGCACCACGATCAACTACGAGCCCACCGGCTCGGGCGCCGGCATCCAGGCCTTCATCGCCGGCACCGCCGACTTCGCCGGCTCCGACTCCGCGCTCAAGCCGGAGGAGCAGCCGCAGGCCGACGCCAAGTGCAGCGGCGGCCAGGCCCTCAACCTGCCGATGGTGATCGGCCCGGTCGCGATCGTCTACAACGTCAACGGCGCGGACAACCTCCAGTTCAGCCCGGCCACCCTGGCGAAGATCTTCGCCGGCAAGGTGACCAAGTGGGACGACCCGGCGATCAAGGGCGACAACCCGGACGCCAAGCTGCCGTCGGCCGCGATCCAGGCGGTGCACCGCTCCGACGAGTCGGGCACCACCGACAACTTCACCAAGTACCTGTCGAAGACCGCGGAGTCCGACTGGACCTTCGGCAACGCCAAGGCCTGGAAGGCCCCGGGCGGCGTCGGTGCGGCGAAGTCCGACGGTGTGGCCAGCAAGGTCAAGGGCACCGAGGGCACCATCAGCTACGTCGAGTGGTCCTACGCCGAGAACTCCGGCCTGAAGATGGCCAAGGTCAAGAACGGCAACGGTGAGTTCGTCGAGCTGACCGGCGACTCGGCCGGCAAGACCATCGCCGGGGCCAAGTTCGAGGGCCAGGGCAACGACCTCAAGATGTCGATCGACTACAACACCAAGGAGGCCGGGGCGTACCCGATCGTCCTGGCGACCTACGAGATCGTCTGCAGCAAGGGCCTCGCCGCCGACAAGCTGCCGCTGGTCAAGGGCCTGCTGAGCCACGCCGCGAGCGCCGAGGGCCAGCAGGAGCTGGTCGAGCTGGGCTACGCCCCGCTGCCCGAGACCGTCCGCACCAAGGTCGAGACCGCGGTCAAGAGCCTCTCCTGA
- the pstC gene encoding phosphate ABC transporter permease subunit PstC, which yields MGDTPHRSAHAGTGGTRVATSHEWPAGASARVAEPSGIPGIPDNGLGGGGGLPRARAFGAERAFRGLTLAAGTTVLVVIAAIAVFLIAKAVPALRANSESFWTFEGWFPNDDPPKFGIGALAFGTVLSSLLALLMAVPVALGIALYLSHYAPRRLGNALGFLVDLLAAVPSVVFGLWGRDYFAQPVADLSAWLNKYFGWIPIFGEGPYGSSILLGSVVLAIMVLPIVTSLSREVFRQTPNANEEAALALGATRWEMVRTAVLPYGRPGVIAAVMLGLGRALGETIALALTLGSTYAISFNILQSGGNSIAANIANRFAEANDTGRGALIASGLVLFAITLIVNITARAIIHRRREFTESAA from the coding sequence ATGGGTGACACCCCTCACCGCTCGGCGCACGCCGGCACCGGCGGGACCCGCGTGGCCACGAGCCACGAGTGGCCCGCCGGTGCCTCGGCGCGTGTGGCCGAGCCCTCCGGCATCCCTGGCATCCCCGACAACGGCCTGGGTGGCGGCGGTGGGCTGCCCCGGGCCCGGGCCTTCGGCGCGGAACGCGCGTTCCGTGGCCTGACCCTTGCCGCCGGCACCACCGTCCTGGTGGTCATCGCGGCCATCGCGGTCTTCCTGATCGCCAAGGCCGTGCCGGCCCTGCGGGCGAACAGCGAGTCCTTCTGGACCTTCGAGGGCTGGTTCCCGAACGACGACCCGCCGAAGTTCGGCATCGGCGCGCTCGCCTTCGGCACCGTCCTGAGCTCGCTGCTGGCGCTGCTCATGGCGGTGCCCGTGGCGCTGGGCATCGCCCTCTACCTGTCGCACTACGCCCCGCGCCGCCTGGGCAACGCCCTCGGCTTCCTCGTCGACCTGCTGGCCGCCGTGCCCAGCGTGGTCTTCGGTCTCTGGGGCCGGGACTACTTCGCCCAGCCGGTCGCCGACCTGTCGGCCTGGCTGAACAAGTACTTCGGCTGGATCCCGATCTTCGGCGAGGGCCCGTACGGCAGCTCGATCCTGCTCGGCTCGGTGGTGCTGGCGATCATGGTGCTGCCCATCGTCACCTCGCTCTCCCGCGAGGTGTTCCGGCAGACCCCGAACGCCAACGAGGAGGCCGCCCTCGCACTCGGCGCCACCCGCTGGGAGATGGTCCGCACCGCGGTCCTGCCCTACGGCCGGCCGGGCGTCATCGCCGCCGTGATGCTGGGCCTGGGCCGGGCGCTCGGCGAGACCATCGCGCTGGCGCTCACCCTCGGCTCCACGTACGCCATCTCGTTCAACATCCTGCAGAGCGGTGGCAACTCGATCGCCGCGAACATCGCGAACCGGTTCGCCGAGGCGAACGACACCGGCCGGGGCGCCCTGATCGCCTCCGGCCTGGTGCTCTTCGCGATCACGCTGATCGTCAACATCACCGCGCGGGCGATCATCCACCGCCGCCGCGAGTTCACGGAGTCGGCCGCATGA
- the pstA gene encoding phosphate ABC transporter permease PstA has protein sequence MTTTVTSHRPQPPAQPLTLRARRLPAYAAPAIAVVALLVSAGIVYGAGIGGPVLVVVVAALLYLVGLYTAAKAVEGRRAARNRTWSALIHSAFVLAVLPLASVVWTLVSKGTERLDGNFFGTSMNNIGARDANGGAYHAIIGTLEQVGIATLITVPLGLLCAIYIVEYGRGRFAFTIRFFVDVMTGIPSIVTGLFVLAFWVLVVSPWFNDGRPGFSGFAAALALSVLMLPTVVRSTEEMLRLVPAPLREGAYALGVPKWKTILRVVLPTALPGIVTGIMLAIARAAGETAPVLLVAGGGAAINFNPFENNQSSLALFVYQQAGEASKYSPARAWTAALTLVALVLVLTVAAKLLARRNRLGR, from the coding sequence ATGACCACCACCGTCACCTCCCACCGCCCGCAGCCGCCGGCCCAGCCGCTCACGCTGCGGGCCCGGCGACTCCCGGCGTACGCCGCGCCGGCCATCGCCGTCGTGGCGCTGCTGGTCTCGGCCGGCATCGTCTACGGCGCCGGCATCGGCGGCCCGGTCCTCGTCGTGGTCGTCGCCGCGCTGCTCTACCTGGTCGGCCTCTACACCGCCGCGAAGGCGGTGGAGGGCCGGCGGGCCGCCCGCAACCGGACCTGGAGCGCGCTCATCCACTCCGCCTTCGTGCTGGCGGTGTTGCCGCTGGCCTCGGTGGTCTGGACCCTGGTGAGCAAGGGCACCGAGCGGCTGGACGGCAACTTCTTCGGCACCTCGATGAACAACATCGGGGCCCGGGACGCCAACGGCGGCGCCTATCACGCCATCATCGGCACCCTGGAGCAGGTCGGCATCGCCACGCTGATCACCGTCCCGCTCGGCCTGCTGTGCGCCATCTACATCGTCGAGTACGGCCGGGGCCGGTTCGCCTTCACCATCCGCTTCTTCGTGGACGTTATGACCGGCATCCCGTCGATCGTCACCGGCCTGTTCGTGCTGGCCTTCTGGGTGCTGGTCGTCTCGCCGTGGTTCAACGACGGCCGGCCGGGCTTCTCCGGCTTCGCCGCCGCGCTGGCCCTGAGCGTGCTCATGCTGCCGACGGTGGTGCGCTCCACCGAGGAGATGCTCCGCCTCGTGCCGGCCCCGCTGCGCGAGGGCGCCTACGCCCTCGGCGTACCGAAGTGGAAGACCATCCTGCGGGTCGTGCTGCCGACCGCGCTGCCCGGCATCGTCACCGGCATCATGCTCGCCATCGCGCGGGCGGCCGGCGAGACGGCGCCGGTGCTGCTCGTCGCCGGCGGCGGCGCCGCGATCAACTTCAACCCGTTCGAGAACAACCAGTCGTCGCTGGCCCTCTTCGTCTACCAGCAGGCCGGCGAGGCCTCGAAGTACTCGCCGGCGCGGGCGTGGACCGCGGCGCTGACCCTGGTCGCCCTCGTCCTCGTCCTGACCGTCGCGGCGAAGTTGCTGGCCCGTCGCAACCGGCTCGGCCGATGA
- the pstB gene encoding phosphate ABC transporter ATP-binding protein PstB has translation MAKRIEATDVTAYYGGFKAIENINLTVEPKTVTALIGPSGCGKSTFLRSINRMHEVLPGARVEGSLTIDNQDIYDRDVDVTAVRRMIGMVFQRPNPFPTMSIFENVVAGLRLNGVRRKSILEEAAEKALRSANLWDEVKDRLGKPGAGLSGGQQQRLCIARTIAVEPQVVLMDEPCSALDPISTLAIEDLMFQLKDKFTIIIVTHNMQQAARVSDRTAFFSIEKTGDPGRLIEYDNTQKIFSNPSQKKTEDYITGRFG, from the coding sequence ATGGCCAAGCGCATCGAAGCCACCGACGTCACCGCCTACTACGGCGGGTTCAAGGCGATCGAGAACATCAACCTGACCGTCGAGCCCAAGACGGTCACCGCCCTGATCGGCCCGTCCGGCTGCGGGAAGTCCACCTTCCTGCGGTCGATCAACCGGATGCACGAGGTGCTCCCGGGCGCCCGGGTCGAGGGCAGCCTGACCATCGACAACCAGGACATCTACGACCGCGACGTGGACGTCACCGCGGTCCGCCGGATGATCGGCATGGTCTTCCAGCGGCCGAACCCGTTCCCCACCATGAGCATCTTCGAGAACGTGGTGGCCGGCCTGCGGCTCAACGGCGTCCGGCGCAAGTCGATCCTGGAGGAGGCGGCCGAGAAGGCGCTCCGCTCGGCGAACCTCTGGGACGAGGTGAAGGACCGGCTCGGCAAGCCGGGCGCCGGCCTCTCCGGCGGTCAGCAGCAGCGGCTCTGCATCGCGCGCACCATCGCGGTCGAGCCGCAGGTGGTGCTCATGGACGAGCCCTGCTCGGCGCTGGACCCGATCTCGACGCTGGCCATCGAGGACCTGATGTTCCAGCTCAAGGACAAGTTCACGATCATCATCGTCACGCACAACATGCAGCAGGCCGCCCGGGTGTCCGACCGGACCGCCTTCTTCTCCATCGAGAAGACCGGTGACCCGGGCCGGCTCATCGAGTACGACAACACCCAGAAGATCTTCAGCAACCCGAGCCAGAAGAAGACCGAGGACTACATCACCGGCCGCTTCGGCTGA
- a CDS encoding epoxide hydrolase family protein — MADNTAIVPFRIDVPQADLDDLADRLARTRWAEELPADPDPAAPAGPVPPGWEYGVPLSWVRRLAERWRTTYDWREWEARLNAYPQFTTEIDGQRVHFLHVRSPEPEATPLILTHGWPGTVAEWLDVIGPLTDPRAHGGDPVDAFHLVIPSVPGFGFSGPTRERGWNRHRVARAWAELMRRLGYERYGAAGNDLGAFVSPEVGRADPEHVLGVHVTQVFSLPSGDPAELAALTEEERGKVAFADWFVQRRGAYDKLHSTEPQNVAHALADSPVGLLGWLGQLMGDQIDADHVLTNTTIYWLTNTAASAARYYYEDAEVVHPTQKVNGRGTAVPEPTTVPLGLANFPWDFQSIRTLAERDHKNIVSWHTYDRGGHFAAHQVPDLLVADLRQFFAALR; from the coding sequence ATGGCTGACAACACCGCGATCGTCCCGTTCCGCATCGACGTGCCGCAGGCCGACCTCGACGACCTCGCCGACCGGCTGGCCCGGACCCGCTGGGCCGAGGAACTGCCCGCCGACCCCGACCCGGCCGCTCCCGCCGGTCCGGTCCCGCCCGGCTGGGAGTACGGCGTCCCGCTGAGCTGGGTGCGGCGACTGGCCGAGCGCTGGCGGACCACCTACGACTGGCGGGAGTGGGAGGCGCGGCTCAACGCGTACCCGCAGTTCACCACCGAGATCGACGGGCAGCGGGTGCACTTCCTGCACGTCCGCTCACCCGAGCCGGAGGCCACGCCGCTGATCCTCACCCACGGCTGGCCGGGCACCGTGGCGGAGTGGCTGGACGTGATCGGGCCGCTGACCGACCCGCGGGCGCACGGCGGCGACCCGGTCGACGCGTTCCACCTGGTCATCCCGTCCGTGCCGGGGTTCGGCTTCTCCGGGCCGACCCGGGAGCGCGGCTGGAACCGGCACCGGGTGGCCCGCGCCTGGGCCGAGCTGATGCGCCGCCTCGGCTACGAGCGGTACGGTGCGGCCGGCAACGACCTCGGCGCCTTCGTCTCCCCAGAGGTGGGCCGGGCCGACCCGGAACACGTGCTGGGAGTGCACGTCACGCAGGTCTTCTCCCTGCCGTCCGGTGACCCCGCCGAGCTGGCCGCGCTCACCGAGGAGGAGCGGGGCAAGGTGGCGTTCGCCGACTGGTTCGTGCAGCGGCGGGGCGCCTACGACAAGCTGCACTCGACCGAGCCGCAGAACGTCGCGCACGCGCTGGCCGACTCGCCGGTGGGCCTGCTCGGCTGGCTGGGCCAGCTCATGGGGGACCAGATCGACGCCGACCACGTGCTCACCAACACGACGATCTACTGGCTGACCAACACGGCCGCATCGGCGGCCCGCTACTACTACGAGGACGCCGAGGTGGTGCACCCGACGCAGAAGGTCAACGGCCGGGGCACGGCGGTGCCGGAGCCGACCACCGTCCCGCTCGGCCTGGCCAACTTCCCCTGGGACTTCCAGTCGATCCGCACGCTGGCGGAGCGCGACCACAAGAACATCGTGTCCTGGCACACGTACGACCGGGGCGGGCACTTCGCCGCCCACCAGGTGCCCGACCTGCTCGTGGCGGACCTCCGGCAGTTCTTCGCCGCGCTGCGCTGA